From Salinirubrum litoreum, one genomic window encodes:
- a CDS encoding ABC transporter substrate-binding protein, with protein MQRNSKGSSPPSSYSSKRRAFLGAIGVTGVTALAGCTGGGADSTETAGGGGGGSDETATAAPGNAKMGGTLQWGGAVPVQGLDPHIDTSAASKRVLENIYEELVRLQDDYTIEPHLATSLEQSENNTLLSMDLREGVTFHDGSEMTSEDVLATYERVQNGDFLATGFFEMVEELRAPDDYTFEIKLTQPFAPFIAKMATAELAIMPAENAAKDMVEDPIGTGPYQFESREVETSFTMTRYEDYWGASDEDGPFIDEIVKSEIPDPSVRLQSFSAGEYDFINGIAPKDASQVQNDSSVRFETQFPKSLVYLGLNCDRAPFDNRDARLALDYAIDKEKVAEAALYGTGQTTASPATPGSPYVNPDVSPRERDLDRAQEHLDAAGMSDGYSATFKIPQSYPTQVQGAEVIAADAAEVGIDLQIQQITWSTWLSDVYSNRDFQATTSSYLALWYPDVSFYKFLHPNGAFFFTGWENEEYNSLVEEARTIYDEDERADLYHQATEILHEDRSGHLLLWWQPSIYAAQPAYKGPVGAPDGSTLQFHDNWLDR; from the coding sequence ATGCAACGCAATAGCAAGGGGTCTTCCCCCCCGAGTAGCTACAGCTCAAAGCGTCGTGCGTTCCTCGGCGCGATCGGCGTGACCGGTGTCACGGCGCTCGCTGGCTGTACCGGCGGCGGGGCCGACTCGACGGAGACCGCAGGCGGCGGCGGTGGCGGCTCCGACGAGACGGCGACAGCGGCGCCCGGAAACGCGAAGATGGGCGGCACGCTCCAGTGGGGCGGTGCCGTTCCCGTCCAGGGGTTAGACCCTCACATCGACACCTCGGCGGCGTCGAAGCGGGTCCTCGAGAACATCTACGAGGAACTGGTCCGCCTGCAGGACGACTACACGATCGAACCCCACCTCGCCACCTCCCTGGAACAGTCCGAGAACAACACCCTGCTGTCGATGGACCTCCGCGAGGGCGTCACCTTCCACGACGGCTCGGAGATGACCTCGGAAGACGTGCTGGCGACGTACGAGCGTGTCCAGAACGGTGACTTCCTCGCGACCGGCTTCTTCGAGATGGTGGAGGAGCTTCGGGCACCAGACGACTACACCTTCGAGATCAAACTCACCCAGCCGTTCGCGCCGTTCATCGCGAAGATGGCGACTGCGGAACTCGCCATCATGCCGGCGGAGAACGCCGCGAAGGACATGGTCGAAGACCCGATCGGAACGGGTCCGTATCAGTTCGAGAGCCGGGAGGTCGAGACCTCGTTCACGATGACCCGGTACGAGGACTACTGGGGAGCCAGCGACGAGGACGGCCCCTTCATCGACGAGATCGTCAAGAGCGAGATCCCCGACCCGAGCGTCAGGCTCCAGTCCTTCTCGGCGGGCGAGTACGACTTCATCAACGGCATCGCGCCGAAGGACGCCTCGCAGGTCCAGAACGACTCCAGCGTCCGGTTCGAGACGCAGTTCCCGAAGTCGCTGGTCTACCTCGGACTCAACTGCGACCGGGCACCGTTCGACAACCGGGACGCTCGGCTCGCACTCGATTACGCCATCGACAAGGAGAAAGTCGCCGAGGCGGCGCTGTACGGCACCGGCCAGACGACTGCCTCCCCGGCGACACCCGGCAGCCCCTACGTCAACCCCGACGTCTCGCCGCGTGAACGCGACCTCGACAGGGCACAGGAACATCTCGACGCGGCCGGCATGTCGGACGGCTACTCGGCGACGTTCAAGATCCCGCAGTCGTACCCGACGCAGGTGCAGGGTGCGGAGGTGATCGCCGCCGACGCCGCCGAGGTGGGCATCGACCTCCAGATCCAGCAGATCACGTGGAGTACCTGGCTCTCGGACGTCTACTCGAACCGCGACTTCCAGGCGACGACCAGTTCGTACCTCGCGCTGTGGTACCCTGACGTGTCGTTCTATAAGTTCCTCCACCCCAACGGGGCGTTCTTCTTCACCGGCTGGGAGAACGAGGAGTACAACAGTCTCGTCGAGGAGGCCCGCACTATCTACGACGAGGACGAACGGGCGGACCTCTACCACCAGGCGACCGAGATCCTCCACGAGGACCGGTCCGGTCACCTGCTCCTGTGGTGGCAGCCCAGCATCTACGCCGCACAGCCCGCGTACAAGGGGCCGGTCGGCGCACCTGACGGGTCGACGCTCCAGTTCCACGACAACTGGCTGGACCGCTAA
- a CDS encoding IclR family transcriptional regulator: MGNDHTPRTLKTTETTLAVIEALKSLDGARVSELAAELEMAPSTVHAHLATLEASEYVAKEGDSYHLGLEFLPLGNYVGYRKRAYRTAENYARRLADETELRAVFMVEEHCWGVYLFTFSGRHAVWTYSTVGKKVPLHVTAAGKAILSKLPRSRVETIVENRGLEPETENSITDRETLFEELALIDERGYSLNHEEQLEGVKAVGVPVTDGNDRIIGAFSVASPANRLDETEFEEELPSTILGIANEFELEHTLT; encoded by the coding sequence ATGGGGAACGATCACACGCCACGGACGCTGAAGACGACCGAGACGACGCTCGCGGTCATCGAGGCGCTGAAATCGCTCGACGGCGCTCGTGTCTCCGAACTCGCGGCGGAACTCGAGATGGCACCGAGTACGGTCCACGCCCACCTCGCGACACTCGAAGCGTCCGAGTACGTCGCCAAGGAGGGCGACAGCTACCACCTGGGACTCGAGTTCCTGCCGTTGGGCAACTACGTGGGGTACCGGAAACGGGCCTACCGGACGGCCGAGAACTACGCCAGACGACTCGCAGACGAGACGGAACTCCGTGCCGTCTTCATGGTCGAAGAACACTGCTGGGGCGTCTACCTGTTCACGTTCTCCGGTCGGCACGCGGTGTGGACGTACTCGACGGTCGGCAAGAAGGTCCCGCTCCACGTGACTGCGGCGGGCAAGGCGATTCTCTCGAAACTCCCCCGCAGTCGGGTCGAGACCATCGTCGAGAACCGTGGACTGGAACCGGAGACGGAGAACTCCATCACGGACCGGGAGACGCTCTTCGAGGAACTGGCCCTGATCGACGAACGCGGCTACTCGCTGAACCACGAGGAACAACTCGAGGGGGTGAAGGCGGTCGGGGTCCCGGTGACCGACGGCAACGACCGGATCATCGGTGCGTTCAGCGTCGCCAGCCCCGCGAACCGACTCGACGAGACCGAGTTCGAGGAGGAACTGCCGAGCACCATCCTCGGCATCGCCAACGAGTTCGAACTGGAACACACGCTGACGTGA
- a CDS encoding archaea-specific SMC-related protein, protein MTGPELSDGHVRLTARNIGGIEETSVSLTPGVNVLTGRNATNRTSFLRAIMGALGSDGVSLKADAADGEVSLSVAGETYTRRLRRENGSVVTSGDGYLADPELADLFAFLLETNEARQAVVRDEDLRAVLMRPVDTEAIRAEIATLQSDKRDVEARLEELDDLKRDLPTLENRRSTLESEIVDRREALDAKEREIEAANTGVEESRSKQATLDDRLDDLTEARSDLESVRFRIGSQEESLEALRTELDELEGSDPDLTTADAADVTAVETEIDDLRSRQQRLDATVTELQSIVSFNEEMLDGDSDLLDDSLDRETDTEGAVTDRLVGTDALVCWTCGTTVERTAIEETVERLRTLRRELLDERGDVTDRLRDRQMERDRLTEQRKRRRELERRHDQLVAEIDEREAQLASLRDRRAELSDTVERLEAAVDEIPEQDYSEVLALHKEANRLEFEIQQLTDDLAEVEKRITEVEAELAEREDLDARRAEITEQLADRRTKVEQIEAHAVEQFNEHMDAILGLLEYENLQRIWIERRQTEVKEGRRKAIKRVFDLHVIRQSEDGTAYEDTIDHLSESEREVTGLVFALAGYRVHEVHEEVPFMLLDSLEAIDAGRIAALVDYFSEFAPHLVVALLPEDAAALDDSYHRVESI, encoded by the coding sequence ATGACCGGTCCCGAACTCAGCGACGGACACGTTCGACTCACGGCGCGGAACATCGGTGGTATCGAAGAGACGTCGGTCTCACTGACGCCGGGGGTGAACGTGCTGACCGGTCGAAACGCGACGAATCGGACGTCGTTCCTTCGGGCGATCATGGGTGCGCTCGGCAGCGACGGGGTCTCGCTCAAGGCCGACGCGGCGGACGGAGAGGTGTCGCTGTCGGTAGCCGGCGAGACCTACACGAGACGGCTCCGCCGCGAGAACGGCAGCGTCGTCACGAGCGGTGACGGCTACCTCGCAGACCCCGAACTCGCCGACCTGTTCGCGTTCCTCCTGGAGACGAACGAGGCACGACAGGCCGTCGTCCGTGACGAGGACCTCAGGGCGGTCCTCATGCGACCGGTCGACACCGAGGCGATCCGTGCCGAGATCGCGACGCTCCAGTCGGACAAGCGTGACGTGGAGGCCCGTCTCGAAGAACTCGACGACCTGAAGCGGGACCTCCCGACCCTCGAGAACCGCCGGTCCACGCTCGAATCGGAGATCGTGGACCGACGCGAGGCGCTCGACGCGAAGGAGCGAGAGATCGAGGCGGCGAACACCGGCGTCGAGGAGAGTCGCTCGAAGCAGGCGACGCTCGACGACCGACTCGACGACCTCACGGAGGCCCGGTCGGACCTGGAGTCTGTCCGGTTCCGGATCGGATCACAGGAGGAGAGCCTCGAAGCCTTACGGACCGAACTCGACGAACTCGAGGGGAGCGACCCGGACCTGACGACCGCCGACGCGGCAGACGTCACGGCGGTCGAGACGGAGATCGACGACCTGCGGAGCCGGCAACAACGACTCGACGCGACGGTCACCGAACTCCAGAGTATCGTGAGCTTCAACGAGGAGATGCTGGACGGCGACTCCGACCTGCTGGACGACTCCCTGGACCGCGAGACGGACACCGAGGGTGCCGTGACCGACCGACTCGTCGGGACCGACGCCCTGGTCTGCTGGACGTGTGGGACGACCGTCGAGCGGACTGCCATCGAGGAGACGGTAGAGAGACTCCGGACGCTCCGGCGTGAACTGCTCGACGAACGGGGGGACGTGACGGACCGGCTTCGGGACCGCCAGATGGAGCGGGACCGACTCACCGAACAACGCAAGCGGCGACGGGAACTGGAGCGCCGCCACGACCAACTCGTCGCGGAGATCGACGAGCGTGAGGCGCAGTTGGCGTCGCTCAGAGACCGGCGAGCAGAACTGAGTGACACGGTCGAGAGACTCGAAGCGGCGGTCGACGAGATCCCCGAGCAGGACTACAGCGAGGTCCTCGCCCTCCACAAGGAGGCGAACCGACTCGAATTCGAGATTCAGCAACTGACGGACGACCTCGCGGAAGTCGAAAAGCGCATCACGGAGGTGGAAGCCGAACTCGCCGAGCGTGAGGATCTCGACGCACGGAGAGCGGAGATCACGGAGCAACTGGCCGACCGCAGGACGAAGGTCGAACAGATAGAGGCACACGCCGTCGAGCAGTTCAACGAGCACATGGACGCCATCCTCGGTCTCCTCGAGTACGAGAACCTCCAGCGAATCTGGATCGAGCGGCGACAGACCGAAGTGAAGGAGGGTCGCCGAAAGGCAATCAAGCGCGTCTTCGACCTGCACGTGATTCGCCAGAGCGAGGACGGCACGGCGTACGAGGACACCATCGACCACCTCAGCGAGAGCGAACGGGAAGTAACTGGACTGGTGTTCGCGCTCGCGGGCTACCGGGTCCACGAGGTCCACGAGGAGGTGCCGTTCATGCTGCTGGACTCCCTGGAGGCGATCGACGCCGGACGCATCGCCGCGCTCGTCGACTACTTCTCGGAGTTCGCCCCCCACCTCGTCGTGGCGCTCCTCCCCGAAGACGCCGCGGCACTCGACGACTCGTACCACCGCGTCGAGTCGATCTAA
- a CDS encoding M20 family metallo-hydrolase has product MDVNQARLRSDLEATAEFGAVPSPAGRGRTVLTGTDADRRAREFFCERLRDAGLTVRTDAVGTIVGRWCPDSADPDAPAVATGSHLDSVPEGGIFDGPLGVYAGLEAVRTLQEAGVEPARPIDVVSFTEEEGQRFGGGLIGSGVAVGELSVEEALAIEDADGVPLGDALADIGFRGDGRIDAGEWDSWLEVHIEQSERLTDAGAQVGIVSSIVGLTRCHVEIRGEADHAGTTSMTTRADALAAAGEFLLDVEAAPAARTDRNETAVATVGRLNVSPNAPNVVAGAVDLTVDVRDVDYGTIEALTDAARESLTRLERERPVETSLDHAWDRRPVEMSPRLRAVVREAGEAAGVNSLDLHSGAGHDTMHVGSVTDAALLFAPSEDGISHNPREWTDWADCAAVTQVLARSLATLTNS; this is encoded by the coding sequence ATGGACGTAAACCAAGCGCGACTGCGGAGTGACCTCGAAGCCACGGCTGAGTTCGGCGCCGTACCGTCGCCGGCAGGGCGTGGCCGAACGGTGTTGACGGGGACAGATGCGGATCGACGGGCACGGGAGTTCTTCTGTGAACGACTCCGCGACGCCGGCCTCACGGTTCGGACAGACGCGGTCGGCACCATCGTCGGGCGCTGGTGTCCGGACAGTGCTGATCCGGACGCACCGGCTGTCGCGACGGGGAGTCACCTCGACTCAGTCCCCGAGGGCGGTATCTTCGACGGCCCACTCGGCGTCTACGCCGGCCTCGAAGCCGTCCGGACGCTCCAGGAGGCGGGCGTCGAACCGGCCCGGCCGATCGACGTCGTCTCGTTCACCGAGGAGGAGGGTCAGCGGTTCGGCGGTGGGCTGATCGGTTCCGGGGTGGCCGTCGGCGAACTCTCCGTCGAGGAGGCACTCGCCATCGAGGACGCGGACGGCGTGCCGCTGGGAGACGCACTCGCCGACATCGGCTTCCGGGGCGACGGGCGAATCGACGCCGGCGAGTGGGACTCGTGGCTCGAAGTTCACATCGAGCAGTCGGAACGACTCACGGACGCCGGCGCACAGGTCGGTATCGTCTCCAGCATCGTCGGCCTGACGCGGTGTCACGTCGAGATCAGGGGCGAGGCGGACCACGCCGGCACCACGTCGATGACGACCCGCGCCGACGCGCTGGCTGCTGCCGGGGAGTTCCTCCTGGACGTCGAGGCGGCACCGGCGGCCCGGACAGACAGGAACGAGACGGCCGTCGCCACGGTCGGTCGATTGAACGTCTCTCCGAACGCCCCGAACGTCGTCGCCGGTGCAGTCGACCTGACCGTCGACGTCCGGGACGTCGACTATGGGACCATCGAGGCGCTGACGGACGCCGCACGGGAGAGCCTCACACGACTCGAACGTGAGCGCCCGGTCGAGACCAGTCTGGACCACGCTTGGGACCGCCGACCCGTCGAGATGAGCCCCCGTCTCCGTGCTGTCGTCCGGGAAGCCGGCGAGGCGGCGGGGGTCAACTCGCTCGACCTCCACTCCGGTGCTGGGCACGACACGATGCACGTCGGCAGCGTGACGGACGCCGCGCTCCTGTTTGCACCCTCGGAGGACGGCATCTCACACAACCCCCGCGAGTGGACCGACTGGGCCGACTGTGCGGCCGTGACGCAGGTGCTGGCGCGGTCTCTCGCTACGCTCACGAACTCGTAG
- the rdfA gene encoding rod-determining factor RdfA yields MSESGDETGPGHGRPDTDSKVGRVIAEYDLSGTAEWLEAAWVGDGRERRSLRDLADEFNRRALEAAMRDAGMDPVPVEVESAYTTLTDDETSSGARVELRNRLEWEGVDLDTVEADFVTHQAVHTFLRKYRGVERGTPEADPEKARETIGKLRGRTEAVTTNVVERLADRGALSVGSVDALVDVQVVCRDCESQYQVEELIDRGGCDC; encoded by the coding sequence ATGAGCGAGTCAGGAGACGAGACGGGACCCGGACACGGCCGGCCGGACACCGACAGCAAGGTCGGCAGGGTCATCGCGGAGTACGACCTCTCGGGGACCGCCGAGTGGCTCGAAGCGGCCTGGGTCGGTGACGGACGAGAGCGCCGGAGTCTCCGTGATCTCGCCGACGAGTTCAACCGACGCGCCCTCGAGGCGGCGATGCGAGACGCCGGCATGGACCCGGTTCCGGTCGAAGTAGAGAGCGCGTACACGACGCTGACGGACGACGAGACGAGTAGCGGTGCCCGAGTCGAACTGCGGAACCGGCTGGAGTGGGAGGGCGTCGACCTCGACACCGTGGAGGCCGACTTCGTCACCCACCAGGCAGTCCACACGTTCCTCCGGAAGTACCGGGGAGTCGAACGCGGAACCCCCGAGGCGGACCCGGAGAAAGCACGGGAGACGATCGGGAAACTCCGTGGCCGGACGGAGGCGGTGACGACGAACGTCGTGGAGCGACTCGCCGACCGCGGCGCACTCTCCGTCGGCTCCGTCGACGCACTCGTGGACGTGCAGGTCGTCTGTCGGGACTGTGAGAGCCAGTATCAGGTCGAAGAACTGATCGACAGAGGCGGGTGCGACTGCTAG
- a CDS encoding SDR family NAD(P)-dependent oxidoreductase, which produces MPTTGTAIVTGGSRGIGRAICTELAERGADVVVADIDTDRIQGSVDAVEAAGQEALPIRTDISNFDSVRDCIDQTLARFGSVEMLVNNAGIAGPTAACEDVSPDEWDQTLNVNLRGGFYMCREVLPAMKEAGYGRIVNIASVTGKRPLVNRTPYATAKMGIIGFTRTLAAEVGRHDINVNAVCPGSVDGPRIQRVFEQQAEMDDRSPREVEQEVRDESARRELVDRETVANTVAYLCSEDSRQITGQDINVSAGKVMY; this is translated from the coding sequence ATGCCAACCACTGGCACAGCCATCGTCACCGGGGGGAGCCGTGGCATCGGCCGGGCCATCTGTACGGAACTCGCCGAGCGCGGGGCTGACGTCGTCGTCGCCGACATCGACACCGACCGGATACAGGGGAGCGTCGACGCGGTCGAGGCCGCCGGGCAGGAGGCGCTCCCGATCCGGACCGACATCTCGAACTTCGACAGCGTCCGGGACTGTATCGACCAGACCCTCGCGCGGTTCGGGAGCGTCGAGATGCTGGTCAACAACGCCGGCATCGCCGGCCCGACGGCCGCCTGCGAGGACGTCTCCCCGGACGAGTGGGACCAGACCCTGAACGTCAACCTCCGTGGCGGCTTCTACATGTGCCGCGAGGTGCTCCCCGCGATGAAGGAGGCCGGCTACGGCCGCATCGTCAACATCGCGTCGGTGACCGGGAAGCGACCGCTCGTGAACCGCACACCGTACGCCACCGCCAAGATGGGGATCATCGGCTTCACCCGGACGCTCGCCGCCGAGGTCGGTCGTCACGACATCAACGTCAACGCGGTCTGTCCGGGGTCGGTCGACGGCCCACGCATCCAGCGCGTGTTCGAACAGCAAGCGGAGATGGACGACCGGAGCCCACGGGAGGTGGAACAGGAGGTCAGAGACGAGAGCGCGCGCCGTGAACTCGTGGACAGAGAGACCGTCGCCAACACGGTCGCGTACCT
- a CDS encoding IclR family transcriptional regulator yields MTTDETPGSPRTLQTVSRALDVVQALKRLDGAGVTELADHLDISKSVAYNYLSTLRAEKFVVKEGDTYRLSLQFLLLGEYVRNQNTLYQIGKPELDTLAAETGEFAHLATEQHGLGVNLYKVSGDKAVGDSYQVNKLQRADYLHFSATGKAILSQLPRERVEWIVDRYGLPAKTDETITERGDLFAALEAVRERGYALNDEEEVTGLQAIGAPICDRHDRVLGSVSVSGPVRRMKEPEYHDDIVDQVINTANVIEVNVNMDDADDDFPTFA; encoded by the coding sequence ATGACGACAGACGAGACGCCCGGGTCGCCACGGACTCTCCAGACGGTCTCGCGTGCCCTCGACGTCGTGCAGGCACTGAAACGACTCGACGGCGCCGGCGTGACCGAACTCGCAGACCATCTCGACATCTCGAAGAGCGTCGCGTACAACTACCTGAGCACCCTCCGTGCGGAGAAGTTCGTCGTCAAGGAGGGGGACACCTACCGACTCTCCCTGCAGTTTCTGCTACTGGGCGAGTACGTCCGGAACCAGAACACCCTGTACCAAATCGGGAAGCCGGAACTGGACACCCTCGCTGCTGAGACCGGCGAGTTCGCGCACCTCGCCACGGAACAACACGGCCTCGGGGTGAACCTCTACAAGGTCAGCGGGGACAAGGCGGTCGGCGACAGCTATCAGGTGAACAAACTCCAACGGGCAGACTACCTCCACTTTTCGGCGACGGGCAAGGCCATCCTTTCACAACTGCCACGGGAGCGCGTCGAGTGGATCGTCGACCGGTACGGCCTCCCGGCGAAGACGGACGAGACGATCACGGAGCGTGGGGACCTGTTTGCAGCACTCGAAGCGGTCCGGGAACGTGGCTACGCCCTCAACGACGAGGAGGAGGTCACGGGACTCCAGGCCATAGGGGCCCCGATCTGTGACCGCCACGACCGGGTTCTGGGCTCAGTCAGCGTCTCCGGTCCGGTTCGGCGGATGAAAGAACCGGAATATCACGACGACATCGTCGACCAGGTGATCAACACCGCGAACGTCATCGAGGTGAACGTCAACATGGACGACGCGGACGACGACTTTCCGACGTTCGCCTGA
- a CDS encoding 3-keto-5-aminohexanoate cleavage protein, translating to MPYEGFEDYFQKKVILSVATTGGLHGKEANPNLPTQPEEVAEDIAACEEAGASMVHLHARDENHEDTKDVARFQALRDAIEAHCDDIIVNFTTGGGGIYPREERIAPVLETEPRPEVATIDVGPMNFGQTRTAINPREMSEEYAERMRDAGVKPEIEVFNQGHIPEFEHLIEEDLLDAPYWATVILGMQTGTPPHPRNLVNFVDNLPPETEWQALAVGRYQLPLTTMAMLMGGHVRVGMEDNVYYRKGELAESNAQLVRRTARIADELDRPIASTAEAREMLGL from the coding sequence ATGCCCTACGAAGGCTTCGAGGACTACTTCCAGAAGAAGGTGATTCTCAGCGTCGCCACCACCGGTGGACTCCACGGCAAGGAGGCGAACCCGAACCTCCCGACACAACCGGAGGAGGTCGCCGAGGACATCGCCGCCTGCGAGGAGGCGGGGGCGTCGATGGTCCACCTGCACGCCCGCGACGAGAACCACGAGGACACCAAAGACGTCGCCCGGTTCCAGGCGCTCAGAGACGCCATCGAGGCGCACTGTGACGACATCATCGTCAACTTCACGACCGGCGGTGGTGGGATCTACCCCCGCGAGGAACGCATCGCGCCCGTCCTGGAGACCGAGCCACGGCCGGAGGTCGCGACCATCGACGTCGGCCCGATGAACTTCGGACAGACCCGGACGGCTATCAACCCCCGCGAGATGAGCGAGGAGTACGCCGAGCGGATGCGCGACGCCGGCGTCAAACCCGAGATAGAGGTGTTCAACCAGGGCCACATCCCGGAGTTCGAGCACCTGATCGAGGAGGACCTCCTCGATGCCCCCTACTGGGCGACGGTCATCCTGGGGATGCAGACCGGGACGCCGCCGCACCCGCGAAACCTGGTGAACTTCGTCGACAACCTCCCGCCGGAGACCGAGTGGCAGGCGCTGGCGGTCGGTCGCTACCAACTTCCTCTGACGACGATGGCGATGCTCATGGGTGGACACGTCCGCGTCGGCATGGAGGACAACGTCTACTACCGCAAGGGGGAGTTGGCAGAGAGCAACGCCCAACTCGTCCGGCGGACCGCCCGCATCGCCGACGAACTCGACCGACCCATCGCGTCGACTGCGGAGGCGCGAGAGATGCTGGGCCTCTGA